Proteins encoded in a region of the Clostridium butyricum genome:
- a CDS encoding tyrosine recombinase XerC produces MKYDIQVLKNDDLPESVSDFLNYLETIRSKSPNTIDAYKIDLTLFFRFLCVYRGLVKNDIEFEDINISNIDNEFLKSIKLRELYAFLSFVEKYRNNSSYARARKVATLKSFFKYLFGKAKIISDNPAMELESPKINKRHPVYLTLNQSIALLESLDKDDKNYARDYCILTFFLNCGMRLSELCGIQIEKIRGDILSIVGKGDKERTVYLNEACLRALNNYLSVRDDSKASYESKKYLFLSARNAPINKRTVEIMIKKHITNAGFTGEKYTPHKLRHTAATLMYKYGNVDIRSLQSILGHENISTTQIYTHVDDDDLRDAVKSNPLSKL; encoded by the coding sequence ATGAAATATGACATTCAAGTACTTAAAAATGATGATCTTCCAGAAAGTGTTTCTGATTTTTTAAATTACCTAGAAACAATACGAAGTAAATCTCCAAACACGATTGATGCTTATAAGATAGATCTTACTTTATTTTTTAGATTTTTATGTGTTTATCGTGGATTGGTTAAAAATGATATTGAATTTGAAGATATAAATATAAGCAATATCGATAATGAATTTCTTAAATCTATTAAATTAAGGGAGTTATATGCTTTTTTATCATTTGTGGAAAAATACAGAAATAATAGCTCTTATGCTAGAGCTCGTAAGGTAGCAACTTTGAAATCATTTTTTAAATACTTATTTGGAAAAGCAAAAATAATATCGGATAACCCTGCTATGGAATTAGAATCTCCTAAAATAAACAAACGTCATCCTGTTTATCTTACACTAAATCAAAGTATTGCTTTGTTAGAATCATTGGATAAAGATGATAAGAATTACGCACGTGATTATTGCATACTAACCTTCTTTTTGAACTGCGGAATGCGTCTTTCAGAACTTTGTGGTATTCAGATAGAAAAAATACGTGGTGATATATTATCTATTGTTGGTAAAGGCGACAAGGAACGTACTGTGTATTTAAATGAAGCCTGTTTGAGAGCACTTAACAATTACTTGAGTGTAAGAGATGATTCAAAAGCTTCTTATGAAAGTAAGAAATATTTGTTCTTATCTGCTAGAAATGCACCCATAAATAAAAGAACAGTTGAAATAATGATAAAAAAACATATTACCAACGCTGGGTTTACAGGCGAAAAATATACTCCTCACAAATTAAGACATACTGCTGCAACATTGATGTATAAATACGGAAATGTTGATATAAGAAGTCTTCAAAGTATTTTAGGTCACGAA
- the ybaK gene encoding Cys-tRNA(Pro) deacylase codes for MAKAKENKTNAMRLLDRNKVEYTTHSYENEDGKIDGIAVAHKIGKDEDCVFKTLVTVGHSKDNFVFVIPVAQELDMKKAAKAAGEKNIEMIHVKDINKITGYIRGGCSPLGMKKVFKTFIHNTALDCETIVFSGGKIGSQIEMNPNDVPLVIECEFADLIKNNDIV; via the coding sequence ATGGCAAAAGCAAAAGAAAATAAAACTAATGCAATGAGATTATTAGATAGAAATAAGGTTGAATACACTACTCATTCTTATGAAAACGAAGATGGAAAAATAGATGGTATTGCTGTTGCACACAAAATAGGAAAAGATGAAGATTGTGTTTTTAAGACTCTTGTTACAGTTGGACATTCAAAAGATAATTTCGTTTTTGTTATTCCAGTTGCACAGGAACTTGATATGAAAAAAGCTGCTAAAGCTGCTGGAGAAAAGAATATAGAAATGATACACGTAAAGGACATTAATAAGATAACCGGATACATTCGTGGAGGATGCTCTCCCCTTGGCATGAAAAAGGTATTCAAAACATTCATACATAATACTGCTTTAGATTGTGAAACTATAGTTTTTAGCGGTGGTAAAATAGGATCTCAAATAGAAATGAATCCTAATGATGTGCCTCTTGTTATCGAATGCGAATTTGCTGACTTAATAAAAAATAATGATATTGTTTGA
- a CDS encoding thiol-activated cytolysin family protein gives MLKSKKLKGLICISVILTLNLTNVITTYAKDASTQTQDIQSEVNEGYNNKAIDDFVGDLKYDKMEVLANQGDTVESFIPKSSKNVEDKFIVVERTKKSINTTPVDISIIDSMTDKTYPGALQIADRSFMENKPTLLTAKRKPINISIDLPGMGKNNSLLVDNPTYGNISGSIDNLVSKWVDENSDTHTLPARTQYTEAMVHSQSQINAELNINAKALNLGLDFNAISKNEKKAMIVAYKQIFYTVSAELPNNPSDLFDDSVTVSELKRKGVTSKTPPLMVSNVAYGRTIYVKLETTSSSNDVESAFNALVKGIDINEKAKYKDILDQSSFTAVVLGGDAYEHNKIITKDFDEIRNVIKENSQFNAKNPAYPISYTSVFLKDNSVAAIHNNTEYVETTSTEYTKGKITLDHYGAYVAQFNVCWDEASYDDNGNELLNHKTWDGNWEDKTAHFNTVIPLPANAKNIRIFARECTGLSWEWWRNILDEYNVPLTDDIKVEIGGTTLYPSASISTNK, from the coding sequence ATGTTAAAATCTAAAAAACTAAAAGGGTTAATATGCATATCTGTTATTCTAACTTTAAACCTAACCAATGTAATAACAACTTATGCAAAAGATGCATCTACTCAAACACAAGACATACAAAGCGAGGTGAATGAAGGGTATAATAATAAAGCAATTGATGATTTTGTAGGAGACTTAAAATATGATAAGATGGAAGTTTTAGCGAATCAAGGTGATACAGTAGAGAGCTTTATACCAAAATCTTCTAAAAATGTTGAGGATAAATTCATTGTTGTAGAACGTACAAAAAAATCTATAAATACAACTCCTGTTGATATTTCAATTATCGATTCAATGACTGATAAAACTTATCCTGGTGCATTGCAGATAGCTGATCGTTCATTTATGGAAAATAAACCAACATTATTAACAGCTAAAAGAAAGCCTATTAATATAAGTATAGACTTACCAGGAATGGGTAAAAATAATTCTTTATTAGTGGACAATCCTACATATGGAAATATATCAGGTTCTATAGATAATTTAGTATCAAAATGGGTTGATGAAAATTCAGACACTCATACGTTGCCAGCAAGAACACAATATACAGAAGCAATGGTACACAGCCAATCTCAAATAAATGCTGAACTAAATATTAATGCTAAAGCGTTAAATTTAGGTTTAGATTTTAATGCTATATCAAAAAATGAAAAAAAAGCTATGATAGTTGCTTACAAACAAATTTTCTATACAGTAAGTGCTGAATTACCAAATAATCCTTCTGATTTATTTGATGATAGTGTAACTGTTAGTGAATTAAAAAGAAAAGGTGTAACTTCTAAAACTCCACCTCTTATGGTTTCTAATGTAGCTTATGGTAGAACTATATATGTCAAACTTGAAACTACCTCAAGTAGTAATGATGTAGAATCTGCATTTAATGCACTAGTAAAAGGTATCGATATAAATGAAAAAGCTAAATATAAAGATATATTAGATCAAAGTTCCTTTACAGCTGTTGTATTAGGCGGAGATGCATATGAACACAATAAGATAATAACAAAAGACTTTGACGAAATAAGAAATGTTATAAAAGAAAATTCACAATTCAATGCAAAGAACCCTGCATATCCTATTTCGTATACAAGTGTGTTTTTAAAAGATAATTCTGTTGCGGCTATTCATAATAATACAGAATATGTAGAAACAACCTCAACTGAATACACTAAAGGTAAAATAACATTAGATCATTATGGTGCATATGTTGCTCAGTTTAACGTTTGCTGGGATGAAGCATCGTATGATGATAATGGTAATGAACTATTAAATCATAAAACATGGGATGGGAATTGGGAGGATAAAACGGCTCATTTTAACACAGTCATTCCATTGCCTGCAAATGCAAAAAATATTAGAATTTTTGCAAGAGAATGTACAGGACTTTCTTGGGAATGGTGGAGAAATATTTTAGATGAATATAACGTGCCACTAACTGATGATATAAAAGTAGAGATAGGTGGAACTACATTATATCCATCAGCAAGCATTTCAACTAATAAATAG
- the miaB gene encoding tRNA (N6-isopentenyl adenosine(37)-C2)-methylthiotransferase MiaB, whose translation MNFNIEKLDNLKIKDKKEQFFFISTFGCQMNEEDSEKLSGMLKRQGYTPTEDKEEASIIIFNTCCVRENAENKVFGNLGRLKKRKENNPDLIIAICGCMMQQKGMADKILNEYPYVDIIFGTHNSYKFPEYLNRVKTEGVQIKEIFDKEAEIVEGVPIDRKSSVKAFVTVMYGCNNFCTYCVVPYVRGRERSRKPQDIENEIKGLVAEGYKEITLLGQNVNSYGKGLEEEITFAQLLRRINEIEGLERVRFMTSHPKDLNMDVIEAIRDCDKLCEQIHLPVQSGSDQILKVMNRHYTRDYYLNLAKAIRKEIPDVTFSTDLIVGFPGETEEDFQATLDLVREVKYDAAFTFIYSRRNHTPADKMENQIPDDVKHERFNRLVEAVNEGIVVGNKAMEGKVVEVLVEGTSKNDESRLTGRTRNAKLVNFPGCKELIGKLVNVKIVKANSFSLVGEIVK comes from the coding sequence ATGAACTTTAATATAGAAAAATTAGATAATCTAAAAATAAAAGATAAGAAAGAACAATTCTTCTTTATTTCTACATTCGGATGTCAGATGAATGAAGAAGATTCAGAAAAATTATCTGGTATGCTTAAGAGACAGGGATATACCCCTACAGAAGATAAAGAAGAAGCTTCTATTATTATATTTAATACATGTTGTGTAAGAGAAAATGCAGAAAACAAAGTGTTTGGTAATCTAGGAAGATTAAAAAAGAGAAAAGAAAATAATCCAGATTTAATAATAGCTATCTGCGGATGTATGATGCAACAAAAGGGAATGGCTGATAAAATTTTAAATGAATATCCATATGTAGATATAATTTTTGGAACTCACAATTCATATAAATTCCCAGAGTACTTAAACAGAGTTAAAACTGAAGGAGTACAGATAAAAGAAATATTTGATAAAGAAGCTGAAATTGTAGAAGGAGTTCCAATAGACAGAAAGAGTAGTGTAAAAGCATTTGTTACAGTAATGTATGGATGCAACAATTTCTGTACATACTGCGTAGTTCCTTATGTAAGAGGACGAGAAAGAAGCAGAAAGCCACAAGACATAGAAAATGAAATTAAGGGATTAGTAGCAGAAGGGTATAAAGAAATAACTTTACTTGGTCAAAATGTTAATTCCTATGGTAAAGGATTAGAAGAGGAAATAACATTTGCTCAGTTATTAAGAAGAATTAATGAAATCGAAGGATTAGAAAGAGTAAGATTTATGACATCTCACCCTAAAGATCTAAATATGGATGTTATAGAAGCTATAAGAGATTGTGATAAATTATGTGAACAAATACATCTACCAGTACAAAGTGGAAGTGATCAAATACTTAAAGTAATGAATAGACATTATACAAGAGATTATTACTTAAACTTAGCAAAAGCAATAAGAAAAGAAATTCCAGATGTAACTTTTTCAACAGATTTAATAGTAGGATTCCCTGGTGAAACTGAAGAAGATTTTCAGGCTACATTAGATTTAGTACGTGAAGTAAAGTATGATGCTGCATTTACTTTTATATATTCTAGAAGAAACCACACACCAGCAGATAAGATGGAAAATCAAATTCCTGATGATGTTAAACACGAAAGATTTAACAGATTAGTAGAGGCTGTTAATGAAGGAATAGTTGTGGGTAACAAAGCTATGGAAGGTAAGGTTGTTGAGGTATTAGTAGAAGGAACAAGTAAAAATGATGAATCTAGATTAACTGGAAGAACTAGAAATGCAAAACTTGTAAACTTCCCTGGATGCAAAGAATTAATTGGAAAATTAGTTAATGTAAAAATTGTAAAAGCTAATTCGTTCTCCTTAGTGGGTGAAATTGTAAAATAA
- a CDS encoding plasmid mobilization protein, with the protein MREFKGRKNEEELRTERVVAHVTEAEKIKIIQEAKKYGMDTSTFIRTICIYKKFIELANDFIEEV; encoded by the coding sequence ATGAGAGAATTTAAGGGTCGAAAAAATGAAGAAGAATTGAGAACGGAGCGTGTTGTTGCACATGTTACAGAGGCAGAAAAAATAAAAATTATCCAAGAAGCGAAAAAATATGGTATGGATACTTCTACTTTTATAAGGACAATCTGTATTTATAAAAAGTTTATAGAACTAGCTAATGATTTTATAGAGGAAGTGTAG
- a CDS encoding helix-turn-helix transcriptional regulator, which produces MPVKNKLREIRMREYMLNQKEFCKILKISQSTYSAIESNKIQGNIENILTIAKALNRKVEDIWYLED; this is translated from the coding sequence ATGCCAGTTAAGAATAAACTTAGAGAAATACGTATGCGGGAGTACATGCTTAATCAAAAAGAATTTTGCAAAATACTTAAAATAAGTCAAAGTACATATTCTGCAATTGAATCAAATAAAATTCAAGGAAATATAGAAAATATATTAACTATAGCAAAAGCACTTAATCGTAAGGTAGAAGATATTTGGTACCTAGAAGATTAG
- a CDS encoding Ltp family lipoprotein, with translation MSKMIKCKTCGVDIAKSAKSCPGCGAKNKKPFYTRWWFILIAIFIIIGALGGNKGSNESTTASTNESTPVTTAKDESSSSVDASNDSKDSTDKDSTDKDSADSDTKTDSVPIEYKSALKKAQTYSDRMYMSKAGLYDQLTSEYGEKFPAEAAQYAIDNVKADWNKNALEKAKTYQKSMSMSKSAIHDQLISEYGEKFTEDEAQYAISNLEE, from the coding sequence ATGAGCAAAATGATAAAATGCAAGACATGTGGGGTTGATATAGCTAAAAGTGCAAAATCATGTCCAGGATGTGGAGCGAAGAATAAAAAACCTTTTTATACTAGATGGTGGTTCATACTTATTGCTATATTTATAATAATAGGAGCTTTAGGTGGTAATAAAGGTAGTAACGAATCAACAACGGCTTCGACAAATGAAAGTACACCAGTGACTACAGCTAAAGATGAAAGTTCTTCATCAGTAGATGCGTCAAATGATTCAAAAGATAGTACTGACAAAGATAGTACTGACAAAGATAGTGCAGATTCTGATACAAAGACCGATAGTGTTCCAATTGAATATAAATCTGCATTAAAGAAAGCTCAAACTTATTCAGATAGAATGTATATGTCTAAAGCTGGACTATATGATCAGCTAACATCTGAATATGGAGAAAAGTTTCCAGCAGAGGCAGCTCAATATGCTATAGATAATGTTAAAGCAGATTGGAATAAAAATGCATTAGAGAAGGCAAAAACATATCAGAAATCAATGTCTATGTCAAAGAGTGCAATTCATGATCAATTAATATCTGAATACGGTGAAAAATTTACTGAAGATGAAGCACAATATGCAATAAGTAATTTAGAAGAGTAA
- a CDS encoding N-acetylmuramoyl-L-alanine amidase, with amino-acid sequence MKHIISVGHTASGNIGCGAVGLLDESNCTREIGPAVADYIKSAGEESVLLRIDKSNSYNYEDCYVRASQANEIGADTFTEIHINAGGAGASGVEVLLNSMDSRMKPYAEKVCENISLALNIPNRGVKVQSLIVLKRTSMPAMLVECCFVDSPDAEKYNPYVIAKAIAGALVNKDLSDDDPIKLGWNESNDNRWWYCTDVSNKSYYKSEWKLINNKWYLFDSYGWCITGWVYYQTYKDKKDVWYYLDPANCDMAIGWHKIDGDWFYFDNNGEMATGWIVDNGKDYYLYSTGQMAHDCEMYGYKFDSDGVATKI; translated from the coding sequence ATGAAACATATAATATCAGTAGGTCATACTGCAAGTGGTAATATTGGATGTGGAGCAGTAGGGTTATTGGATGAATCAAATTGTACAAGAGAAATAGGACCAGCAGTAGCAGATTATATTAAAAGCGCTGGAGAAGAATCGGTATTGTTAAGGATAGATAAATCAAATTCATATAATTACGAGGATTGCTATGTAAGGGCATCACAAGCGAATGAAATAGGAGCAGATACATTTACAGAGATTCATATAAATGCTGGTGGAGCTGGTGCAAGTGGAGTTGAAGTTTTACTTAATTCTATGGATAGTCGAATGAAACCTTATGCAGAAAAGGTATGTGAGAATATTTCATTAGCTTTAAACATACCTAATAGAGGAGTTAAAGTACAATCATTAATAGTTCTTAAAAGAACATCTATGCCAGCTATGTTGGTTGAATGTTGTTTTGTTGATTCTCCAGATGCAGAAAAATATAATCCTTATGTAATTGCTAAGGCTATAGCTGGAGCATTAGTAAATAAAGATTTATCAGATGATGATCCTATAAAGTTAGGTTGGAATGAATCAAATGATAACAGATGGTGGTATTGTACAGATGTATCAAACAAAAGTTATTATAAGTCTGAGTGGAAATTAATCAACAATAAATGGTATTTATTTGATAGTTATGGCTGGTGTATTACTGGATGGGTTTATTATCAAACTTACAAAGATAAAAAAGATGTATGGTATTATTTAGATCCAGCAAATTGTGATATGGCTATTGGATGGCATAAGATAGATGGAGACTGGTTCTACTTTGATAATAATGGTGAAATGGCTACAGGGTGGATTGTTGACAATGGAAAAGACTATTATTTATACAGCACAGGTCAGATGGCTCACGACTGCGAAATGTATGGTTATAAGTTTGATTCAGATGGAGTTGCTACTAAGATTTAA